The following is a genomic window from Planctomycetia bacterium.
TTGATCTTGTCCTTGGTCGGCTTCTGCTTGTAGCCCGGTTCCATGCCGCCGCCCTGAATCATGAAGTTCTTGATGATCCGGTGGAACATCGTGCCTTCATAGAAGCCGTCCCTCGCGTACGACAGGAAGTTCTCGACCGTGCCCGGGGCCTTCTCTCGATTCAGCTCAATGACGAAGTCTCCCAGCGTGGTGGACATGCGCACATAAGCTCGATCGGCGATCTTCGGTTTTCCGTCGCTCATATTGGCCTTGTCATCCGCAAGAACGGTCGTGGCGGCGAACGCGGCGACGATCGCTGCGAACCCATGGAATTTCACGAAACAGCGCGTCATTGGAGCACCTCGTTTGGATAGTGATTGTTGGGTGAATCATGCCGTGTGAGAGCCCGCAATCTCAGGCGGGCGTTGGTGAATGCTAGGTGGCAGGGCCGGAGGTGTCAAACCGGCGGATCGAGCGATTCGGGCCGGGCCGCGCATCACAATCTAGCGGCGCGGCGGATGTCGGCGACGAAGTCCTGACAGGACTTGCGGACGCAGGCCTGCCAGTCGCCCGAACACCCCGCGCGCATCGCGGCATCAGCATACGCGAATATCACCGAACGCCCGGCGGCGATGATCGCGCCCTTGCCGCTCGCGTCGAAATACGGCAGGAAATCCTCGGCGCGGCCGCCCTGTGCGCCGTAACCGGGCACGAGAAAAATGGACTGCGGCATCGCCTGACGCAATCGGGCGGCGTCCGCGGCATTTCGTGTGGCCACGACGGCGCCGACCGACGAATAGCCGTGACGCCCGGTGGTATCAGACTCCGACGCCCAGCGAGCGACCTCGCCGGCGACGATCTCGTGAACCTTGCGACCGTCACCGGTCACGACGTCCTGAATCGCCGCGGCGGACTTATTTGAAGTACGGACGAGAACAAAGACGCCGCGCCCCTCTTGTTTTGCAATGTCGATGAACGGACTCGCACCGTCGCTGCCGAAGTAACCGCTGATCGTTATCGCGTCCGGCATGGCCTGCGTTTGCGCGTCGGCCAGGGCCGCGTCAGACAAATGGGCTCGGGCGTACATCTCGGCCGTGTGCCCGACATCCCCGCGCTTAACGTCGCCGATGGTAATGAGCCCGGCGGCCTTCGCCCGGTGTAGTAGCCTGTAATAGCAGGCGATTCCCCCTGCCCCGTATGCCTCAAAATAAGCGGAGTTGATTTTCACCGCCGGGACGATGCCGGCGATGCAGTCGATCACCCGGTCGGCGAATGCCTCGATGCACTGCAATTGCGTAGCAAGGTCGGGATCAGGCCCGTGCGGCTTGGTGAGTTCGTCCGGCAGATTTCGAAAGACCGGATCCAGTGCGACGACGCAAGGCGCCTTGAGGCGGTCCACTGCGTCGAGAAGTTGATCGGCGAAGCACATCGGTGAGATTCTGGACACCCTGGGAATACAAACGTCGATGGATCGCGCGGGCCGCCGCAAAGTGCCATTCGCCTGTCACCGACGCCGGGCCGGTGAAAAGCGGGGCAGTTGATTAAGCCTGGTCCGTGGCTTCTGCTTCAGCGGCGGGCGCCTTCGGCTTGGCGGCCTCGTCGCGGCCGCGAAGCTTGTCGAGCTCTACCTTCGCCTCGCGCCACATTTTGTAGGCATCCTTGCGATTGCCCTTCTTGAACTCAATGGCTGCGAGTTCCTTCTTTCGCTTGATTTCTTTCGTCTTTCTCATTGCTCTCGCGTCTCCTGGTGGACGATGCTACGTCGCGATGTCCTTTTATGCAGGCCGGTCGGGTGGCCCATTCGCTAGATTCTCAACTCGATACAGCGGAGCAATTATATCTGACCCGCGAAAATCCGCGATGCCGCCGGGCAATCTATTTCGATGGCATTTGGAAATTTCCGGGTCCTTCCGCAGGGCCAGCCATATCCTTATGCTGGACGGTCACTTAGGGGAGGCAGAAAATCATCCCCGAATGTCGCTTGCCGGGGTTGACAAGGTTCCGGGCCGTGCTACATTACTGTGCTGCGAGTTGGTGATTCAACTTGCTTTGAGTTGGTTCGGTTTCAGAGCGGAAAGGGTTCGATTGAATCGACGGACTGGCGATACGAGAGCGAATCGCTCGGCGTGACTGAAATCGGAAGGCCCTTTGATCTTGAAGAGCCACCGGAAGTCGCCGGTGGTTTTTTTAACGCCAAATTTTGCGAGGCGTTGCGAAAATTGGCCGGTGGCGGCCCAGAGATAAGTGTCTCGGTTGGTCGCTCAGGTTGAATGGATCGGACAATCGAGGGCAGAGTAGGGCTCGTAGCTCAGTTGGTTAGAGCGCGTCCCTGATAAGGACGAGGCCAGTGGTTCGAGTCCACTCGGGCCCATTCACGCCGCCCGAAGTGGTTGCGGTGGAGAAAATGGACTGGGGTGCATTAGCACTGATCGGCGTTGCCTTGCTGCTGGTGATCTGGAGGATCAGAGGCGGCGGGTGAGGCCCAAAAGGATGTGACTGAGAGTTCTCAGTCAGCGAGAGAATGGAAGGCCCGACGGCCCGGACGAGACGATGGCCCAATGCTGGTGGCCTTCTCGGAGAGACACGGGGCCGTAGCTCAATTGGGAGAGCACTAGCTTTGCAAGCTAGGGGTTGCCGGTTCGATCCCGGTCGGCTCCATTCGGTAGGTGAGTCAGTCTTCGGCCATCTGCTTTCGGGTTTCATCGCCCGCGAGCTGATGGCCGAACGCTGACGGCGGGAAGTAGGTCGGAGTCATCCGGCCGGCGGCTCGCAGGATCGTTCGATTGCTCTTTGACAATAGAATAGAGTGGATATGTGAGGATCGAAATCACAATGATCCTCAATGTTCTACGTTTCTTCTGAACGACCTGGCGGCCTTCACAGCCACCGGGAAAATCGGAGGAAGCGCAGAGCGCCGACGGCGACTTGGCACAATTTTGAGATTGCCTGGCTTGGTTGTCGCAGCGGTGAGTCGGACCGAAAGGTCAGGCGAACTGGTGTGGCGGATCAAATCAGCGATTGATAAATGTGGTCAAGCTCGTAAGGGTACATGGTGGATGCCTAGGCGTCCAGAGGCGATGAAAGACGTGGTAGGCTGCGATAAGCTCCGGGGAGTTGTCAAACAAGCGTTGATCCGGAGATCTCTGAATGGGGAAACCCCGCATCGCGGATAAGCGGTGCGACTGGCGTATGAATGTATAGTGCGTCAGAGCCGACCCAGGGAACTGAAACATCTAAGTACCTGGTGGAAAGGAAATCAACCGAGACTCCGTTAGTAGCGGCGAGCGAAAGCGGATATAGCCCAAACCGGGCTTCATGCCCGGGGTTGTGGGGCCTCGAGGAGTTACAAAGGCGCGATCAGCAGAACGGCTTGGAAAGGCCGACGATACAGGGTGACAGTCCCGTATGCGACGATCGTTGCTCTCCGTTGAGAGGATTCCCAGAGTAGCGCGGATGTCGTGAAACTCCGCGTGAAGCCGGGGGGCCCACCCTCCAAGGCTAAGTACTACTGGACGACCGATAGTGAACAAGTAT
Proteins encoded in this region:
- the pyrF gene encoding orotidine-5'-phosphate decarboxylase; its protein translation is MCFADQLLDAVDRLKAPCVVALDPVFRNLPDELTKPHGPDPDLATQLQCIEAFADRVIDCIAGIVPAVKINSAYFEAYGAGGIACYYRLLHRAKAAGLITIGDVKRGDVGHTAEMYARAHLSDAALADAQTQAMPDAITISGYFGSDGASPFIDIAKQEGRGVFVLVRTSNKSAAAIQDVVTGDGRKVHEIVAGEVARWASESDTTGRHGYSSVGAVVATRNAADAARLRQAMPQSIFLVPGYGAQGGRAEDFLPYFDASGKGAIIAAGRSVIFAYADAAMRAGCSGDWQACVRKSCQDFVADIRRAARL